From the Lathyrus oleraceus cultivar Zhongwan6 chromosome 3, CAAS_Psat_ZW6_1.0, whole genome shotgun sequence genome, the window GATTCACCGTTACTTAAGATTGTGAAGACCCACCAACACCTTTTTTTCTACCTGGTTTTGTCCTTGTAAGCAAATTTGTGGGGTAGTGCATGTGAAGTTTGTATTTTTTACTTCTTTCTTTTAGACATATATTGATATAGTTGTTATTTGTTTAGAATGTTTACTGTTTTTTGATATGGTTTGCCTGAGAGTATTTTTTGTTATAAATAGTATGATGAAGAAATGTTAtaacttttaattttgtaaatagaaaaaatttaaaatcatTTAAAAGACATTATATATATAAGTGGGGATTAATTTACTCCAAGAATAAGGTGTTTTTATAGCTTACTTCAAATCAATAGCTTTTAAATTGAATATAATAAATGGTTAATTAACATTTTTACTTAATTAACCATTAGATTATATTCAATTTAAAGGTTATGATTGGGAGTAAGTTAAAAAACTTACTCTTGGAATAAGTTGATCCTCATTGTGTGGGTGGGTGAGTGTATACGTACGTGTAcgtgtgtgtatatgtgtgtgcGCGTACGAGGGTGTATGTGTGTGGGCGCATGTGCGTGTTAATAATTGTTAAATTAACATATTTTTGAATTTGTTAAAATTTGAACTTGTGACCTTAAATAAAAACTTAATATGAGATTCCGTTTTTTGAAAAACGGAGAtgaattttaaaaatatatttagtTTGAGTTATTATTGTGTTATTAAAACGTTTAGTTCAAAATGATTCTTAAATTCGTCTTTTTTAAAATATTACTTAGAATAAGCATAAATTGTTGTGATAGGTTGAATCCCGAACATATTATTAAtaggatttaattgaaatacagtgacagtgtaaaaggattttacatCGTGAGTTAATCCTAGATGTTGGATAttaaaatatgtttgacttttaatttgaaaatatataaagTAATGCAAACATGTGATGGTGATGCATTGACAGTGTAAATCTTTTTACACCGACAGTGCATACTAATTAATCTCATTATTAATATATAAGAATATGATATATGAGTATGTATTATATTGTATTTGAATTTTTGGAAAGTGATCTTAAAATCAAATGCTAAAAATAACAAttgattttgatatgtgatctttgacacaatacccgatcctatacaggattgtattctttttttcaaatgcaagaaggttgcatttctcttgatcgtgagtctaatggtatcggtgtttcgaaaacaaaaatcatatagctcagactcgtatgtttcaccgttgcagtgaacgttgacactgtataatgatgaagatgacattgtgcagatgaaaactattttcttactgcagatgaatgtgagtgaagtgtcttggatgttgatagtaagacacttaaatagaggagtgaagtgtctcacatgctagctagttcaaagtgacgtgtcgcacatgcaagctactccgaagtgacgtgtcacacatgcaagctactccgaaatgatgtgtcaaccatgcaagctactaagaagtgacatgttcagcatgtaagagagaggacaaccacgtgtcagacatgcagacacacactccaaatgaattggcgccctCACTCATTCCTTtcacatgggcgccaattcaagtggagacaccttATCAAAGCATGCATTCAGGATTCCGAAGTTGGGTCCAagaatatgtccatatggacctgatgattcaaccttatgttaaactcgccggttttggtcatataagcaagattttgtcttggtccgtagataacaaattcattctagctttatgcgaaagatggagaccagagacacacacattttggttcccaaccggtgagtgtaccgtgacgttagaagacgtctacatgcttttgggactacccattgaaggtaagactgttaatggtaaaaccaactatgcgaattcaatttgcatggatctcttggagactgatttgttagatgataacgcaagaggtcaaggtatactactttcacgccttaagtcgtactataatagtttatacttagatgaacattctaccgaagatgtctgaataataaaaattaggtgttacattatgctgttaatttgctcgtttttatttcccgaaggtagtggttctagcatgcatattatgtatttatctttacttagacatgtagatagaataggaagttacaattgaggatctgcttgtctagtctatctctatagctccttgtgcaaaaactcacacaaagatacatctacattttctggatgtgttgttttgctacaagcatggggttggtcaagactaccgtccctagcactcgtcaacaacaaccctttcacatttccgtCTGCAtaaaagtaagttgtttaaattgctatataattacttacttctttaaagattattacctctaactaatattttttgactttttcgTGTAGATGatctgcacgtggtatgagttacaacagatgtccaagacactgtattactcagtatcgcaacctgttggatcaccttcgaccgatagacataaggaaaataacttaattattttgttatattttgttaacttcttctaccttgaCTATAATCCAATCTTCTTTTACATTTTAGTttatttggcgtccataccttaatttggatcatgaccgtcaagtcaacgctgaagacgcggccgtatggactacatgcacaccgataatacagttcacaactgtggagatgcacaacagtggTCGTGTGAGGCTGCAGTTTGGTATGCCccaaaatatcccagatcccccagctagcctaggagaatggcatctgcgcaaagttaacgaccaatggaacttcaatccatggcaaagcttcgcaagatcggagtgtcgtAAATGGAAGCACtgtcatgaccatgtgttaactgacgcagtcatgccaactgaagaaaaaccaagtcgtacttatatggcttggtacagatcggttggttttcagttcatcgtcgaggatatgtacttgtacgacccacgccagatgacttacacacctgacacctcaacatcaaacccccaacaacagtgtcagaccggatacacacaaccccctgtccgtcaaacgttctgttcaaccaacacacaaacatacaaccaaaacattccatacacccaaccccaataccaagagcatacccataccaccaccaacaaattgactATCAACCTGAAactcaacatcgcttcgcacccaccccatcaccctaccaaagtcgcctaagccagaacacccaacgacCATTCAACACCAATCgccctcctcctaccgtagccaagaagcccaaacctcacaaaaccaaaacatccaacaaccctatctctaccaaacaccccaacaacctttccaacctttcctcgacgcatcgttcacacccatgtctcccttcaaccatcccggtcgcccatcaatgagtcaaccacatcccaacttctctagcatgggtcatgagctcaactacggcggtacaccatcgatgcatactgaagactatgccgacttgtctgactacctcaataggcattctcctgtagttggtagtgacgctcctggcccctcagatgctcaaacaccggtactgaatcatcaacgtgggttagggccacgggttagggtagctagaggatgtgggaccggaggtcggttaggtgatcccggtcatcaccattaggtttctttgtgttaacgacaaattttattaatatcaattgatcctatatcaaatttatctatcacgtataccatttaccaaaaaaatttgcattttacactgaggctccagttgaattgacgcctcctcttaaGCCCTACACAGgggcgtcaattggattggttagggcattgacgcctccattcaatttttaagaggagtctcaaattcaattggcgactcctcctaaaagtggggtagtttgggattttttttgaaaccagaggtattttgggaatttcctttAAAAAGTGGATTATTTTCGTAAAAAATTCCAAATTCAATCAGATCGATTTTTTCCTACCAAACACAAAACAAATTCGAGTAAATATATGCTAGTGTGAATTTTGTTATTATATTTACACTACATTAACTATTTTTTGCATGGTAGatattaaatatttatattaaaataatttttattatacaaaaatgataaaattactCTCATCGTGTAAATCATGcataatttttatttatatagTGATTTAGAAATCAACGTGATGATCTAAGTTGGAACTCAAAATTTTATATAAAATATTTTCACATTCAAACTCATAGTATGTAACTATATATATTTGATATATACaaataaaaaaaggaaaaaatatcTTGCCATATCATACTTATTTTCAATTCAATTTGCATCTTAATATAAATTTTTAATTAAAAAGACATGATTGAATTCTATGACAACTCATTTATCATAGCTTGATATTTTATCCAATACTTTAACATGATGTAAAAGTATTATCTTATCATATCTCTCTTAGCTTGACCACCAATATGACCCTTAACAACTTTGCTTTCATCACGAAAAAATAAAGACATTTTACTTCAATTTATCTACCATTTGTAAATAGAGACTTCTCACCCTTGATTTTCTCTTTTAATATTTAGATTTTcaattatttaaaaaattttAATGTACTTTTAGTTtccctattttaatttttttttaaatttaatcCTCTCATTTTGATTTCTAAAATTTATTTGACTTGGAATTTCCATGGTCCCCTCCAGTTAGCAATATCATTAATGATATGACATATGAATGGTACATTTATATCATATTTAATGAATATTTTAATTCACGGTAATTAATTTTAGTATTAAAAacattttaaatttaaataacAATTTTAATTGAATATTTATTATTGTCTTTATTAATAGAAACCCAACTTCATCGTTGACCAGCTTGCCCTAGCCTTCTTCGTCGTCCGGCTTTCACTTTCAATCATGAAATATGTTTTCCACATGCAATCCTCCATTTTTGTTTCCTTCGTAAGTCGTCTTCCTCCCTTAAAATGTTTGAAAATTCAGTTTCAAAAAGTAGCTACAAAAATTGTTCATTGAGGTACGGATGCCATTGTGATATGGATGCTCAATTGATGACAACATGGACTGATGCAAACTCAGAATGTCACTTTTATGGATGTGGAATGTATAAAGTGTGATTTCATTTATGTTGTTTTTAATGTTCTTCTcatttttgtttcttttatgGACGGATATATCTTTATTCTACTCCATTGGTTTCTCTAGATACAAAGTTACAAGAAATGTAGCCACTTTGTTTGGTTGAATGAAGAAATGAACCCAAAGACAACGAAAGTTATTTCGTCATCAGTGTAGAATTTGAATAATGAGAAACAAAAGGTGAAAGATGCCATCGGAAAAGATGAAGaaatgaagatgaagatgaaattaTTGAAAAAGCATTTGAAGCTCAATTGAATGATTGTCATTGTTGTGTTAATTGCATATGTTGTTTCAACAATAATGAAATAGGATCTTAGTTGAATCGGTGATGTATGCTTAGGTTCTTTTTTTGTAAAATTGATGGTTTAAGTTGAAAGGTCCAACATGTTTAGGTTATGCGTTGTAACATGTTTAGATTATGTGTTATAACATGTTCTATGTCGAAAGATACAATATTGTGTAACTTGACTTGATAATGAAATGAAATTACAATATTGTGTATCAACATGTAACATCTGATACCATAAAGTTTACTtgattttgaaatgaaataaCCATAACAGTTGAATAACCAGTTGCATAACAAATCATAACTTGTTGATATACATATAATAGATCATAAAGTTTACTTGATTTTGAAACGAAATAACCATAACAGTTGCATAATAGTTGTATATAAATTGATATCATATAAAAAGATCATAACATATCATATTTCAACTTGTTCATAATATACCATATTGGTTCATAACAGATGCTATTACATAAAAAGATCATGGTTCATAAACAAATCATATTTGTTCAAAACAAACCACATTACATCATAAAAGATCATGGTTCATAAACAGGACATATTGGTTCATAACATAGTACTAGACATTACAAAATAAACCTAACATATAACATACCAACAATCCATAACATAACATAGACCAATAGACATTACAAAATAGCATTGCATTTAATCTTGAGTAGGTTGTGGTGCTTGAGAACTTTGTCTAATTACAACCCGATTTTCACTTGACTTTTTATTTCATATGGTATTTGCCTTCTTTTCTTGATTTCTACCCTTAATGATCATTGCTTTCTTTGCTTTGTTTCCTCCCTTTGATATTGCTCTGTCAACTACTTTTTTACCCTTACAACTTCTCTTGTAATGTCCCATTTCTCCAGACTTCTTACAAGTAACTGTTGCAAGTCTCCTTGAAAGCACATGATGGTTCTTTGTCTCATCATTTGCCTTATTTTTCAGCTTCTTTGGACAACCAATTACTCGTCTCATAATAGGAGGATAAATTGACACATGATCAACTATAGGCCACAATTGTGGTCGTTTGTTGGAAATATAATATTTGAGTAGGTATTCTCAAAAGTTGACTTCCtgaaaaaatcataaatagaTTCAATGATACATATCATACAATCCAAGACATAATTAAAGAATTCAAAATCAGAATTATACTTGTAATACTCAACCACATAATATTTAGGTTTTTTTTTATGTTCCAAATGCATGCGATTACATGACAACAAGGTATTCCAGACAAATCTCACTTTCTACATGAACATGTTTCATTTTTAAGATTGACACAGTAGGTCTCAATCCCATTGGTCACACCAAAAATTGAAAGACCATCATCTCCATGCCATGTTGGAGTCCACCCATGTGCATGCTTTTTATTCTTCTCAATGACTAGCTGAATTCTAGGGCAGATAACTCCATCATACCCTTGCAACAACTCCTTCTATTTTGTGATCCTCTTTGTTATATAATGTTTGATTCCCTCCAATAAAGTGATTATTGGTTTGTCTCTATGTTCCAATATTGCTCTGTTAAAAGCCTCACACATGTTGTTTACTTGCATATCACACTTTATATATGTCTTAAAGTATGACATGGTCCAAAATTGTGCAGGAGTATGTCCTTCCATCCACCTTCATTCAATTCTTTCATTTTCTGCACAACTCTTTCCCACAATGGTACTATAATTTCTCTAGACAAGTAGGTCACTCATTAAAACACTCTTGTGATTAGAGTTGTCAAAATGGACTCAACCAACCCTACATTTTAGAGTAGATTCTATAGTTTCTCTAGACATATAAATCACTCATTAAAACACTCTTGTAATTAGAGCGGTAAAAATAGACTCGACCCGATCCTACATTTTAGAGTAGGTCAGACCACAAAAAACTTTGAAAAACATGACCCTATATTTTTTACCCAGCCCACCAGACCTATGTTTTTCATGGTCTAAACCGAACAAACGAGCTTCGAGATGGTCCATTAAAAAAATTATTCCTATGTTTTTCATGGTCTAAACCGAACAAACGAGCTTCAAGATGATccattaaaaaaattataaaataattttaattaatttttgcGGTGAAATATTGAGCTAAAACATGATTGCATAATTTACGTATGAAAAGAAAAGTTAAAGATGATGAATATATATTTTAAAATGAAGAGAAAGTTTGATGAGTATTgtagataatatatatatatatatatatatatatatatatatatatatatatatatataaaacatCACTTAACAAAATTGATGATTACTTTCTACGTAGCTTTTGTCTATTACAACTTTTTTATAAAATCAAAACTATAACATTGAGATATGAATCGAGCTGGCCCTTCGGACTGACCCATCGGGTCACGTGGCCCATTAAAAACTGGGTCGGACTCATTTTTAGTAGCCCATGAAATAACCATTTTTAGTAGCCCATGAAGTATCCAGACATTGATCGTATAATAATTTCATATTAGTTATGGAGAGATTATTAGTAAATGGAGAGATTAGAAGCAAAAATAGAATAATTAAAGGAGAAAAAAACAAAGAAATCCTTCCATTACAAGGAAAACTCTGAAAGTTGAAACCATGACAAAGTTCCAATCTGAAATTTCATATTCTCTTCCTTCCAAATTTTGGCAAAGGAGGAAAGTATAAATGTGGAAACAGCATGATAAATTCAAACTTACAATCATGATGGTCAATAGAAACTTATAAAGATCATTACTGTACATGATAAGTGTGGATGGATGTATTCACAATGTCTATACTTGTTATTTTCACTTTCCTTCTAATGCGGTGTCATCGTTGGACCGCAGAAGATCAAGTCGTTTCATCGAATAACATCACctacatcaaaacaaaacaaaaaaaaactctCAAAATGAATATCGTAGTCATGCATAACGGGGTCTATGTCGAAAATAATGAtgcaatcaagttcaaacagcCAGAGACTGATTCCAGTGTTGTCGCGAAAAATAACACTTTCTTCAACTTCTGCCGCGCTACAATGCAAATGCACTACTATAGCCACTATTTGACAACAATATCGCATATCACATAACACAACACAAGCAGTTTGTGAAAATTCCGCTACGCTACAGCGCTATAGAGCCGTTATAGCTGCTATTTGAAAATCGAAAAGGATTATAGTGACAgaatttgaaaagtacaaagTAAAGATTACCTTCCCACAAACAGGACAGCTGTCACTTCTTTCCATCCACTCGTATATGCAACCAAGATGATAATGATGAGAACATTTTGTCATAATCTTCGGATTCTCTTCAGTGTATTCTGCGAGAAAAATATTTCTGGAAATGTAAGAATCTAACAGGTCCTATTATCATAATAGTCAGTATGAAACTGCatgaaattttaaaaaaaagtgTCTACCTTCAAGACAAGTTGGACAAACATCCTCCTCTTCTGATGACGGGTACACAAGCGCATCTTCAGTTGTAAGTTTTGCCGACGAAAGTCTAACTGAGGACTTGGAACGGTATTCTTTTGATCCATCTTTTCCGGTGGATTCATTCCACTTACCACTCGAATTAAAAGATTCTGTATCTGCATCAACATCACCTCTTAGAAGTTCTGACTCCTCATTCAAATGACTGGAACCCTTTTCACGTCTTGAAACTAGTGCGTCGTGCTGTGAGCGGATATGCCTAGGGTCTGCATCATAAGGCAGCGGTCTTGGAGGAGAACGGTACATGTCAGATAGGGAATTGTCAAGTGATGCTGAAGTCGTCATAGATGCTGCCCCTTGTACAGATGAAGGAAGCGCGTGCATTTCCCCTCTACGAAATACTAACGCATACTGAAATTTGAGGTAGATAGGAAAAAAGTTATATTATACTGTGAAGTATTGTTGCATTGTAATCAATAATCCGTAGACACGACGTCATTCTTAAAAATTGCTTGTTATATTCTCCAAAATGttgcataaaaataaaaactCAATTGGTGTTTAAAACAATGGATTCACCACAAAACACTTAAAAGTGTTTTGATGTATATACAAGAGCAATAAAAGTAGAGCAACACAAGATACATAGTGAAGTCAAAAGACTATTCTTTGCTTTGTACAAACAGACATAGATGAGTGAGAACAAAGGAAAGAGAACACTGTTGAGTAGAAAATGAAAATGGATCTATTTTTAGTGTTGCATTGGTATTTGGATTGCCTGCGGTCACAATTCCACACATTCACACAATAGATATGGAAATTTGGACCATCTGATCTCAATCCAATTGTCACCGAATTGCGTGAATGTGTGTATTGTTGCCTACAGGCAATCCAAATTCATTGCATCTTTTCAAGAATGTCTAAAAAtataatttcaaaacattattGTCGTATTCAGACCCTCGATTTTAAGCAAATCCTTAGATCAAGGAAAATTGCGAATCTTTTCTCAACAAAAGTATAGGTTAGAGAAGGGGAGTTCAGGATTTTATTCTTACAACAGCCAAAAGGTTTTGTAGGAAGCAACCGGCGCACACACAGTTTCTGTATACATGGCTATGTGGATTCATATAATCTTCCAAATCATCAACACTCAAACAAGAACAAAACGAACCCATGATTTCAGCCTCAAAATCTTCCCCTCTCAAATCAAAACTCTAGCACTTCTCAGCACAAACGATCGCTAAAAATATCAATTGTGCTACATGAACACTGCGAGAAAAAGGAGCCCCCAACAGCACTAGCCAAAGACTATGCGTTCTAAAAAAGGAGAGAGGATTCTATGCTCGCAGAAGATTAAATGCCTCCGCAAACCAGCACCCTCCCTCTTTTGTTCAAATGACCGGTAATATGGATAAGCAGATTCCAACTTTCTTGATCACCTGTAAAATACACCAAAATTGCATAAACATCACTCAATAAAATAATCTTATACGTAAATAAAAAGCTATCAGTTACACAATGTGATTAATCAAAACAACGAATTTCCTATAGGTTTGTATTGTGTTGAGCAGCTCACCTAATGCTCATGCTCAAAATCCAAAGCAGCATGCATACAGAACATCGTTGACAAACAAACATTAACATTTAAAACTATCATCAAAACACAAAACACTGTTATTTTCCCCTTAACAATAAAACAATAGTACTTTTTGCTTTAACTCTCCAACTCATAGGAGAGTTCACTGTAGTGACGACACCTCTGAAAAAAATGTGTTTGTTTCTGTGTTCGAAACCAACTTGTGATTCCGattatttattcattttttcaaatttCAAATGATTAGTGGTGTTTTGATGTGTCCGTCAGGTGCCGTGTTTCTGTGTCCGTGCTTCATAACTTAAGAGATAAGTAACATATATAAATATTCAAAAGGAGTATTACACAAATGAGTGTTTCAAAGGAACCCTAAAATTTGTTTTGTAATGTTTCTTCATAATATGGGAAAAAATAATTCTTTACTTCACTGAAAAGCTATGAGCACATCAATCACCATAGAAACGTGATTGTTTCTCTTATTCAGCTGGAAAATCACAATCACTAATTTTAGACGACAACAACAACGACAATTCATAATCATCAAATCATAGCAGAATGAAAAAAATTTGACAAAAACATAAGAA encodes:
- the LOC127128696 gene encoding E3 ubiquitin-protein ligase At3g02290, with protein sequence MGSFCSCLSVDDLEDYMNPHSHVYRNCVCAGCFLQNLLAVYALVFRRGEMHALPSSVQGAASMTTSASLDNSLSDMYRSPPRPLPYDADPRHIRSQHDALVSRREKGSSHLNEESELLRGDVDADTESFNSSGKWNESTGKDGSKEYRSKSSVRLSSAKLTTEDALVYPSSEEEDVCPTCLEEYTEENPKIMTKCSHHYHLGCIYEWMERSDSCPVCGKVMLFDETT